CTGAACCGCAACCATAAACTTGTGCGGAAGAGCCTGATTAAGTTGTAGATATTAGTTGACTTTAGTGCGCTTATCTAAGTCAATAGTTGTAATAACCACAAGGTGGTTTGTGTTCTTTGAGATTAATTTAATAAGTATAAATAACTAATCAGATAATTCCAGTTTCTGTGTAGGCTTGTTATAAATACATAAGGTGCGCTTTCCGCATCTAATTATTAAATTCGCTCAAGGTGCGCGCCTCCAAGGCCGCGAGCAATCCCTCGCGGCCTTGGGTCGCACCTTCGGGTCGCACCTTATTGTTTCGCGGTAATGGGTAATCGGTAATTCCTTGGTCAATTCCCAATTACCTTCTTCCCAATTACCAGTAAATCATCTTTAGCCTCAATAACTGAAAATGGTATAACAGTTAACGGTTGACTGTCCTTGATTTTCACTCCTGATCAGCAACTTGACAAAGCGATGCAAAGCGCGAGTGGGAGTCCCCCCCACTCGCGCTTTGCATCAAGACATGGACTATCTTTGATTGCAACTTATACCAAGTTGAATTGTAAGCATTAAGCAGTCAGCAGTCAGCCATCAGCCGTCAGCTAACCTAACTCAGATTAAACCAATGCTTACCTGAACCTATCCCACTAATAAGAGTCTTTGAATCCACAGATGAATAGTAGCAAGATCAATAAATGCATCAAAATAAACTTTTTGTCGTTCCCAACGAACCACTAGACGACGATATTTTCGCGCTATACCAAGCAAAACAACGTTCCTGTTGATATCTGGGCACCGACATTTTAATCGGTCTTCCTCGATTTTTCTTGGTTTTCCAAATCCGTTTTGGTATTTGGGGTCGAATGCCTCGCTTACGCAGAGCAGCACGTTTTTCTTTGGAATCATAACCAATATCTGCAGCTAGTACCTTGAGCCTCTTACGTGGTCTACCTGGTTTCAAAGTTTTCAATTTGACTTGATCCAGTAGAGGTAAGACTTGTTCTCTTTCACTACCATTGGCAGGAGTTGTACAGTTAGCTAGAGGCATTCCACTACCTTCAGTCAGGGTGTGAATCAGAACACCTTTACCTTTACCACCATAAGCAATGCCTTCACCTCCTCCCTTGCCAGGGGGAAAAAGAGCCGTCTACGGCACCAAACTCCCATTTAATCAAGCCCTTTTGATCTGCGATCGCTAGCACACGTGCTTGTAAATGTTCAAATGTTCCATCCTTTGCGCCATCGCTAAAGCCATCGATGAGACGAACTTTTTGATGCCCAGATCTCCCCTCGTGGTAGATCACACCATCTACATCCAGTAATCAGTAGGTACAACAAACTGTTTAAAACATAACGATAGGGACAATGAGGCATTCCTTTACCCCGTTTTTCATCGGTCCTTGGGGAAGATATCTTCAAACAACTTCCATTCCAAATCACTTAACCCTTCAAAGCGCCCAGCCATAGAGTCATACACCTAAATCAACCCAGCAATAGACTACCATCTTTTGAGATTAGTGGGATAGGTTCCTGTTTTATTCAAAAGCTGATAGCTGATAGCTGATAGCTGATAGCTGATAGCTGATATCTGACGACTGACGGCTGAATACTTACGTTGAATTAAAATTAACAATTAAAATTAATCAGTAGTATCTGCTTACCCTATTAATCCTTCAGATTAATCCCTCATCTGTTCAAAGGTTAATATCTTTTATATTTGAACGCAACTTATTATTATGATTAGGTGTAGCAGGTGTTAGAAGTGTTGGCAGTAGCATTTATTAGTAACTTCTTAAGCTGAATTTGAGGATTTGAAATAGATGTTGCTGGCAGACCCAAAAGACAATCTAGACTTTCTGGTGAGACTGTTGCAAACTGTAAACCAGCTCTATAGTTTGCTAGGGAATTTCCTTTAGATTCTTTGCACCACATGACTTTAACTGTAGCAGTCACTGTGTGATTTTGTGGCAAAAAAAACTGTATTTTTATAACTTGACCGACTGGGATAGCTTTTTCACTGTAAATGCTGCAACCTCCTCGACTAATATTAACGACTGGCTGACGAGCTGAGAAGAGACCAGCCAATCGATAAGAAATGGAGGTCTGTTGGCGAGGTGATCTTCTTTTTTCTCGCATGCTGCTGGCATTAATCATACCCTTGACATTGGTTAAGTAAAACGTTTCCCTGTCTTGATGCAAAGCGCGAGTGGGGGTTTACCCCAAGACCGTAATGGTGCTTTTGACCCGTAATTAAATTCGCCACGGGTCGGACCTCTGCATCGCTCTTATTTGTCTTTATTTGTCCATTGTCCCAACCCCAGGTTTACGCTATGGTTCATCTATCTGTTTGACTCTGTATGGTTTTTGTATGAGTTTAAGAAGACATGAGATAATCGTAAGCATTTAGCGATCAGCTCTGGTGTACTAAGCTTTTGAAGCAAGGAAAACTTAGGCATTTGGCTGAGGACCGTGAGTACATGATTATTCGTGGGACTTCCCTCAAAAAGCTGATAGCTGATACGCGCACGCGCTATAGCTGAAGTCAGGAGGGTATACACTCCTGAGCTGCATGACGCTGTTGTAATAATGGAGGACACAATCTATGGCTTATTTCTGGTTCAAGGCGTTTCACTTCATTGGTGTAGTGGTTTGGTTTGCCGGTCTGTTTTATCTGGTGCGTCTGTTTGTCTATCATGCAGAGGCTTCACAGGAGCCTGAACCTGCCCAAACCATTCTCAAAAATCAGTATGAGATTATGGAAAAACGTCTCTATCACATAATTACTACCCCAGGTATGGTGGTAACGGTAGCGATGGCAATTGGTCTACTGCTAACAGAACCAGAAGTGCTCAAGCAAGGTTGGTTACATATCAAGCTGGCTTTTGTAGCACTTTTACTGGTCTATCATTTCTATTGTGGTAGGATTATGCGACGGCTGGCTGCCAATGAATGCAGTTGGACTGGTCAGCAGTTCCGTGCTCTGAATGAGGCACCTACTGTCTTGCTGATGGTAATTGTTTTACTGGCAGTGTTTAAGAACAGTTTGCCTACAGATGTTACGTCTTGGTTAATTCTGGCGATGATTATAGCAATGGCTGCCTCAATTCAGCTGTATGCCAAAAAGCGGAAGCGGGACAAAGAGAAAAGCTTGGCTACCACGTCCCAAGCAGAGCCTCAGCTTTGATTATCAGCTTTGATTAATAGTCATTGGGGACCGATGTTAGTCCCCACAGGCAAGTATAATAAGGGCTTAATATTTTTGTCCTTGAAGTTTACCATTGACCGTTGACTTGAACTGCATCGGCTGGGTCACATGTTTTGTTTATCTAAAAGTCGGCAGAACAAGCTAGGCCCGTGCTTACCAAAACCAAGTGGCGGAAGATGGCTAACCCCAAACAAGTCAAGAAACTGTCCAAAAAATTGAGATTAGCTCAAAAATGGCTTAGTTGTAAAACCCAAGGTTTACCCAAGGTTTTAACGAATAGGGGAGGCAAGAGGGGTCGAAATTCCCCATCCCGGAGACGAAACCTGATTGTTGGGTCGCCTTATTACAACAGACTTAAAACTTTTACCCATAACCTACCAACATTAAAGGCTCCACTACCTTACGGTAACTTCAAACCCTATGCATGGGTGGGGATGGATAGACCCTTGGCCTATGGCCACGCTACGCGAACAATTATTGAGAATGCCTTGACGATGTACCGCAAAATATATATAATGGTACACAAGGTCGATAAATGAGGTGAAGCAGTGAGACATCAAGCCGTCAAAGTCAGAATTTATCCCACACAGGAACAAGTCCAGATACTTGCTCAGCACTTTGGTTGCGCTCGCTGGTGGTGGAATTATGCACTGAATCAGTGCATAGAGACATACAAAGAAACTGGCAAAGGATTGTCTCGTGCTGCCCTCAATTCTATGTTGCCAAAACTCAAAAAAGATAAAGAAACTGAATGGCTAAAAGACTGTTACTCTCAGGTATTGCAATCTGTAAGCCTGAATCTTAGTCGCGCATATCAAAACTTTTTTGAGGGTAGAGCAAAGTATCCTAGATTCAAGTCATATCATCATCGCCAATCAATTCAATATCCACAGCGCGTTAAGCAAGCAGGCGACTGCATTAAATTTCCTGGAAAACTAGGAATTGTCAAGGCTAAAATCCACAGGAAATTAGACGGAGAAATTAAGACTGTTACAGTTAGCAAAACTCCGTCTGGGAAGTATTATGCTTCTGTGTTGATGGAATATGATTCGGATGACATACAACCATCCACAGAGGTGCGACCCGTGATGGCGAGGGATTGCTCGCCATCACGGAAAGCGCACCTAGGGAAGATTGTTGGAATTGATTTGGGGATTAAAGATTTTGCTATTACCTATGACGGCGAAAAAGCCTCTAAGTTTGGAAATCCAAGACACTTAGCCAAATACGAAAAGAAACTAGCCAATAAACAACGTATCGCTGCTCGAAAGAAAAAGGGCAGCAATAGACGTAAGAAAGCCAGGAAGATTGTAGCTAAGGTATACGAACGGATTGGAAATGTCCGTCAAGACTACCTACATAAGCTATCCAGAAAGATAGTGGATCAGAATCAAGTAGTGGTAGTCGAGAACCTAAACGTCAAGGGCATGGTTCGTAACCATAAACTAGCTAAAGCAATATCTGATCTAAGCTGGGGAACCTTTGTAAACTTCCTGTCTTATAAATGTGAAAAAGAAGGCAAGGTATTAGTTGAAATAGACCGGTGGTTTCCCAGTTCTAAAACCTGCTTTAATTGTCATTACCAAATCAAGGAGTTACCGCTTGACGTAAGATCTTGGACTTGTCCAAGTTGTGGAATTCACCACGATAGAGATGGTAATGCGGCTAAAAACATTAGAGCAGAAGGAATCAGAATGCTATCCTCCTCTGGGACGGGGGAGGTCAACGCCAGTGGAGAACAAGTAAGACCAAGACGTGGACGTCCATCCAAGTTGAGGCATTCTTCTGTGAAACTGGAAGCCTCAACTTGGCCGTAGGCCACGCTTTCGGCAAAGCCGACGCTGCGCGAACGCGAACAACGAAGTAAGTTGGGGTAGTTCACCAAACAATCCATAACATCTCAAAGTTGCCTTATAGCGCTTTCTATCCTAATGAGGTACACAAGATTTTTTACTTCTTGCCCGCCCCCCTTACTAAGGGGGGTTAGGGGGGATTCCTCTTGCCTCTTGCCTCTTGCCTATTCTGTGTTCCCTGTTCCCTGTTCCCTGTTCCCTGTTTCCTAAAACCCAAGAATCTGTACCTCACCCAATTTAAAATCGCTATATGTCCGCTATACCACTTAAATTAAATCTTAATGACGGTTCGGTGTCTTTTCCATTCACCGCCGATGCTGCCAAAAAATTGCAAGGTGAGCTTTACCAACTGATGCAGAGTCTGAAAGCTGCTGCTCAGGTATCTAGTGGTGGTAGACCCAAGCCTCAAAAACCAATGGAGTACCAATTTACTGGGGATGTCTTTCTTGAGATTTTCTGCAATCCCAACATCTATCCTTCTCCGTTTGCTGCTAAGGTTTTAATAACCCTCAGAGATGATCGCATCCGCTTGAGTACGGAAGCTGAACTGACTCGTGTGGTAGAAGATGTTAACCTGTATTTGGAACAAGTCAGCTGAAGGCTTGGGTGTCATTTCCAGCAACTATTGTCCTGTGACATCCTGCCTAATGTCTCTCAAGAAACTAAGGTCAGAGGCAACAGGAGGGAGAGAGGCAACAGGGGGAGATGGTTAAGATGGGGAAGAATTTGTTAACCGTTTCGGCTCTTCCATAGCAGATGCACTGCACGTCCGTGGGACGTTCTTAAGAAAAAATTTATGGGAAATCGTTAGTATAAATGAACTCCAACAATCTCCTGGAATTACTGCAAACTGGGTTTCGCGCCTCCTTGGGGGCAACAGCCTCTTTCGTTGAAACCCTGCAAGACCCTGACAAGCGTGAAGAAAGTCTGGCTCAGTTTCAGTCAGATTTCAATCAACAGATGACTGAGTGGGCGGAAAAAGGAGAGACTACTGAACTTGAAGCCCGACGTTTTATTGAGCAGATGTGGAATCAACCAGGTAATCCCGTGGGTTCACCGACAACAGGTACCTCCAGTGATCCTGCTGCACCATCATCTAGCAATCCTGTTCAGTCCAATGCACAGGATGATATTGAGGAACTGACAACACAACTTGCTGATCTTCGTAAGGAGTTAGAGGAGTTGCGTAAATCAGACAGTAATAGTTAGATTTACGCGGAGCGTGAAAAAACTCAGGTCTGAGTGGGAGACTAGAGCGGGAGCCTAATAGGCAAGAAATCAAGCACGGGAAACAGAAACTCCGCTCAATCTCTGACATTTCTGTTCCCATCTAATAGATTTACCCACTCAGCGCTGAGATACCATCAACTCAAGGCTTTTTATTAAAAATGGCAGTTTGAAACTCCCCAACACCATTCCCTGAAGTTTGCTGAGATCTACTCAACCGCTGACGGTTGCCCAACCAATCCGGTAAGTTACTATAGCCTTTATCGGTGGCATTGATGGGGTTTTGTTAGTTATCGACTCGATCGCACTTTTTTGTCTAAGGATCAGCTTCTATGCCGTTTGACTGAGGTCGCTTAGTCATTTTCCCATTGTTGAGAACCGATCAGGTCAGCAATGCGGTCTCTTAGCAGGAATTCGCACTGCTCTAGCTCACACTCCACACACAGCCATTCTCGAGCTGGAATATATTGGCAAAGAACGTAAATGGGCTGTTGACGACTGACAAATCCTTTATCCACCAAGCGACGTGCTTCGTCTTGGATCACATCGATTGAATAACGGATAGAAGGGGTAGATGGCACTGTGTTAACACTCATGGATATATTATCAGCTTGATCTAAAAAACGGGGATACGATTATATTAATCCAAATTTATTTACTGTGAACTAAAATTATTTCAGTATAAGAAGTTACCATTGACCAAGATTTGTTGATAAGGATCTTCAAATACCTTGGGCAAGTTGTCAAAGTCTAACCCATGCTCAGCTAAAATGCCTACTGGGTTATGACTGAGCCATTGGTCATTGGCTGTAGGAGCTACCTTTCTCTCAAACCCCCTGTCTCTCTATGGACCACCTGGCTGTCAAACCTGTCTGCATTGGTTAAGTAATCACAATATGGGATATATTTTAGAGACTGTTTGTTAAATAAAGCTTAAATCCTTGCTGAAAGCCCCGTGGAACGCCAGTTGCTCATGGGGGAAACCCCCGCAGGTTGGCACTGGCTCCCCAAGATCGCGGTACCTCGCTGCATCGCTTTAACAGAGCTGTCCGCCTTAACCCACCCATATTCATTACTCTAGCTGTCTTAAGATTTACTTTATTAGAAAACCTAACACTGAAAACTCCGTCACAAAGCGAGCTCAGATGAAAGTGACTAGCGACTTTAGTCGCCTTTGAGGTTGACAATTTTATAGCGCTAGGGTATACTTGAAATATAGGGTACAGGTTGAAAAACCGTTCGCGTAGCGTGGCCTTTGGCCTTGGCGCAACCGGGTCAGAAGCCCGCCACTGCTTGACCTTAAAACAATAATGCCCGGAGGGTAGGGAAAATCCTCCTTAAAAACCCAATCATCAACTACCAATTGGTGTGTGAACCCAGAAAAATCACGCTTTAAGAAAACACGGTACGGTGGGGCACACCGAAACCAGGTGAAAAGGAAGAGAAACGGACTTTTAAGGCACTTCCCATTAAGTAACCAAACGCTATAGTGAGAATCGCCCTCTGGGTCTACTATGAACTAAACTAGACTCTTGGTCTTGACGGGATTTTGGTAATGGTATTGCCTACTTTTTGACGGCGTCAAAGATTGGGACATAGTGGTTTAAGGCGGCTCGTTGATCATTGAATCCCCGCGCCTTTAGGCCGGGGAGTGTCAAAAATAGTCTCTTAATAATCCGGGGATGGGGGATAGGAGTACAGCTGGAATTATCGGTGGTTTTATATATTGGATTGGTGATTTTGTCAACTCCTATTAATTGACCAGGGCTATATGGTTCTGTTATAATTATGGTTCTGTTATAATCTCTATTACTATAGGTATTGCAGTAGTTCATCTTGATATTGTCCTCTGATCAAGCTGTAGAGGGGCAAATTGGCAGAAATTAGCTTAAAACTCCCTAAAAATTAAATAAATCTCACAAAAGTATCTATTGTTGAGCTTTCGGGTAACAATGCTTCAAGAGCGATCGCTTGAGCTGCTGGCATCTGCCCGTAAGAAAATACATATGGTGTTTCCGGTGGCAACTCGGGCAGGAACTGCTCTAACACATAAGGACTACCGTAAATCACCAGAGCTTGTAAATCCCCAGTTTTTAACAACATCTTAAACCATGCCCTAGCTACTGCTGTCAATCCAGCACTACCCCGAAACGGGTTACCTCGGATAAATAGCTGTAGCAGAGTAGATTTAGCACCAACAAAATTATCTACTATTTCGGAGGGTAGGGTAGTGTGACTATCAACCAGTTGGAGTTTGTAACCCAGCCTTCTTGGTAAAGTGACTGCTGGTGTGTGCTGTCCCAAAAAGTCACAAGCTAAGAGATCATCGACCAAAATTAGATTACGTAACGGTTGATTACTGCTGCTGGGTATTGATGCTGAAGCTAAAAAACCTCTAGTTATCTGGGAAGCCTGGAGAATATCGGCTACAGTCGTTAGGGTGGTTGGTTGAGCTAGTTGCGACAGCCAATTGGGGTTGGGTTGAAATGTTATCGGTTGTTGAGCTGGATCATCGTCTAAGCCCGACTCCAGGACAGGTTGTGAGGGTGGGTTTTGTAGAGATGGTATTTGTTGTGCAGCGGAGTGTTCCTCTAAACCCTCTCTTTGACAGTGATACCCCACTTTGCGTTTGGCATGACTTATCCGCTCTACTGATGCCTGAATCCGCGACCGTGAGATGCGTCCCTGTTCGACTGCTTGACACACTGCCTGAATTGCTGTTTCGGGATTAACGGGCATCAAGAGAATATCAGCACCGGCTTCTACAGCCATGACTGTCGCTTCATCCGCACCATAGCGATTAGCAATTGCCCCCATTACTAGAGCATCTGTCACAATCAGTCCTTCAAATCCCAAGTCTGTGCGCAACAGTTGAGTCAAAATTCGCTCAGACAGGGTGGCGGGGTGTTGGTCATCCCAAGCTGTAATTAGGAGGTGAGCGGTCATGATGGCATCTACCCCAGCAGCGATCGCATTGGTAAAGGGAGGCAATTCGACGGTAGCTAGTCGGGGGGGTGAGTGGGGCAAGACGGGTAAATCCAGATGGGAATCTGTAGCGGTATCGCCATGACCGGGAAAATGCTTGGCAGTGGTTAAGACTGGATACGGTCGGGTTCCTTGGATAAAGGCAGAAGCCAATTGGCTAACGATTTGAGGGTTATCACCAAAGGACCGGACATTGATCACAGGATTTTGGGAATTGTTGTTGACATCAACAACTGGTGCCAGGATCCAGTTAATCCCAATTGCCAAGGCTTCAGTAGCGGTGATTTCTCCCATGGTACGGACATACTGCAAAGCTGGCTCAGGATCGTTTTGGGCAATCGCTCCCAGTGCCATCGGTGGGGGAAACCAGGTGGCACCGGCAAACCTTTGACCCACACCTTCTTCAATATCAGCAGCGATCAGTAAGGGAATTTTTGCCCACTCTTGGAGTTGTTTCGACCTGAGGGCGAGTTCCACAGCACTCCCGCCTAGTAAAATAACACCCCCAATACCCAACTCTTGCAACCAACGCTGCAATTGCTGGGCTGGGGGTTCCCAAATCGGATACTGAATTTGGTGATCAAATAGGTAGCCAGATGCTCGAACCACTACCATTTGCGCCACCTGTTCTGCTAGGGAAAGGTTATTTAGATCAGGCAGTGACTTTGGGAGATAATTCAAGCTTGTGCTCCAGAAATATCGTCTTCGAGTTGCTTGCTCTGGCGTTCTTGAGAAAGCTGATTCAGTAAGTTCAGCATCTGATCGCCTCCTTCGAGACCACGGTCTTCAATAAACATGACCTCTGGTGTGCGGCGCAGGCGAATCCGCCGACCTAGTTCTCGGCGGACATAACCTGTAGCTGATTTTAATCCAGCCATTGTTTTAGATCTTGCCTCATCAGTGCCATAGATACTGACATAGATCTTAGCGTGCTGGAGGTCGCCAGAGACATCGACGTTGGTAATGCTAACCATCCCACTACCGACCCGGTCATCTTTGATATCGTTAAGCAACATGTGACTAACCTCCTGCTGAATTAGGGAGGAAACCCGAGAAACACGGCGACTTGTAGTCATGACGTTCCCTTTGTTAAAGTATGGGCATCATCGAAAGCTGCTAAACCTAGTCTAAACCTAGTCTAAACCTAGTCTAAACCGGACTGAAACCGAGCATGCCACGTAGGGTAAAAACTAAGAATAGAGAAACTCCCACAACTATGCCAATTAATGCGATCGCAGTTAGGGGGCGGTTAAGTAGTGGTTTTACCAGCAAAAACACGGAATAGAATATCCCTAGAGTAATACTGATTAGGTAGCGTGGGTAACGAGATACATTTTTAAAAAAGTCTTCCATTGTCCTATAAACTCTTATCGTCCCATTTTTACTACTGGTACCACTTTTTTAGGTTCTTCCGTACTTATTATGCTAATTTGTCATAAACAATGGCAAAAATTTCCCCCCTCTTAGTAAGGGGGGATTAAGGGGAGTTAGCACTGGATAAGTAGGAGCTTTACCCTACAATCACTTACTCAACTCCTTGAGGCAAAAGCTCTCGGTTTTCCTTACGACTGACTTGCACCTTACCCTCTTCATTGACATCAACAAAGGCAATATCTCCTTCCTTAATGCGACTGGAAAGAATTTCTTCTGCCAGCACATCCTCCAACAACCGCATGATAGCTCGGCGTAATGGTCTGGCTCCGTAGCTGGGGTTGTAACCCTCTTCGATCAAACGGTCTTTGAATTTCTCGCTGACTTCTAGAGTAATGCCTTGTTCGTACAGACGACCAAACACTTCTTTTAACAGAATCTTGGCAATGTCCTTGACTTCTTCTTTGGTCAACTGACGGAAGACGATAATCTCATCTAAACGATTCAGAAACTCTGGGCGGAAGTACTGTTTAAGTTCTTCGTTCACTAGATTCCGAATTCGATTATATTGGGATTCCGCTTGATTATCGCTGAACTCGAAGCCCAGTTGTCCGCCACCCTTTTCAATAACCTTGGAACCAATATTCGAGGTCATGATCAGCAGGGTGTTCTTAAAGTCTACCGTCCGACCCTTGGAGTCAGTCAACCGCCCATCCTCTAGGATTTGCAGCAGCATATTGAACACATCTGGGTGTGCTTTTTCAATTTCATCGAACAGCACTACTGTGTAAGGACGACGTCGCACTGCCTCAGTTAGTTGACCACCTTCGTTGTAGCCCACATATCCAGGAGGGGAACCTACCAACTTACTAACGGTATGGCGCTCCATGTATTCGGACATATCTAGGCGCACCATGGCTTCTTCAGACCCGAAGAAGTAAGCTGCCAATGACTTAGCTAATTCTGTCTTACCGACCCCTGTAGGTCCAGAGAAGACAAAACTGGCAATAGGACGGTTGGGATTCTTTAAGCCTACCCTGGCTCGACGAATTGCTCGGGAAACGGCTTTAACCGCATCTTCCTGACCAATCAGGCGTTGATGCAGGGTATCTTCCATGTGCAGTAGTTTCTCCGACTCTGATTCAGTCAGTTTTTGTACCGGCACACCAGTCCAAGAGGCAACAATGTGAGCAATGTCCTCTTCATCTACAATTGGGCTTTCATCAGTACCCCGAGATTCGCTCTTCTTGCTTTGGGCAATTGAGCGAATTTCCGCCTTTATTTCCATTTCGCGATCGCGTAGTTCCCCAGCTCGATCAAAGTCCTGGGAGCGTACCGCATCATCTTTTTCTTTAAGAACCTGACGCAGTTCTTTATCTAGCTCTTTTGCTGCTGGGGGCAACTGGGAGTTAATCAAACGCACTCGGCTTCCTGCTTCATCGATCAGGTCAATTGCCTTATCTGGCAGGTAACGGTCGGAAATATAACGGTCTGACAGGTTTGCTGCTGCTTCGAGAGCCTCATCGGAAATTTTCAATTTGTGGTGTTGCTCGTAGCGCTCTCGCAAGCCGTATAGAATCTCAATAGTTTCTTCTACTGACGGTTCACCGACCATTACTGGTTGGAAACGACGTTCTAGGGCTGCATCCCGCTCAATGTGTTTGCGGTACTCATCCAAAGTTGTCGCTCCAATGCACTGCAATTCTCCCCTTGCTAAGGCTGGTTTGAGGATATTTGCCGCATCAATTGCGCCTTCAGCTGCACCTGCACCAATCAGGGTATGAACCTCGTCAATCACCAGGATTACGTTAGATGCCTGACGAATCTCATCCATAATTTTTTTCAGGCGTTCTTCAAACTCACCCCGGTATTTGGTTCCAGCAACCAGTAAGCCAATATCGAGGGTAACGACTCGCTTTTCTTCCAAAATGTCTGGAACATCATTGTTAGCGATTCGTTGGGCTAAGCCTTCTGCGATCGCAGTTTTTCCTACCCCTGGTTCTCCGATCAATACTGGGTTATTCTTGGTACGGCGTCCCAATATCTGGATTACCCGTTCTATTTCCTTTTCCCGTCCTACTACTGGATCTAGCTTGCCTTCACTAGCCATCTGGGTTAGGTTTGAGCCAAACTCATCGAGAGTAGGAGTCTTTGTACGACCTTGAGAGGCTCCTGCTGTTACTTCCGCCGTTTCACCCAACATTCGGATAACTTGGGTTCTGACTTTAGACAGGTCTACTCCTAGGTTTTCCAAAACCCTAGCCGCTACGCCTTCTCCCTCCCGTATTAGCCCAAGTAGCAGATGTTCTGTACCAATGTAGTTATGGCCTAGCTGGCGAGCTTCTTCTAGGGATAGCTCCAGAACCCGCTTTGCTCTTGGGGTAAAGGGGATTTCGACAGCAACGAAGCCGGAACCCCTGCCAATAATTTTCTCAACTTCAATTCGAGCGTCTTTGAGATTTACGCCCATAGATTTTAGGACCTTGGCAGCTACGCCAGTTCCTTCTCCGATCAGACCCAGGAGGATTTGCTCTGTGCCTACGAAATTATGACCTAGGCGACGTGCTTCTTCCTGAGCCAGCATGATCACCTTAATGGCTTTTTCTGTAAAGCGTTCAAACATGGCGTATTCCCATCACCTGTTGCATGCCCGTGTAAGCTGATTCTAGCACAGGTAAACCAAGCCACTGTTGATTTTTACACAACTCGCAGCAATTGAAACAGTTATTTACTTACTTTCGAGCCATTTCTGGTGATTAGGGATTAACCAATTTCCAGGTCAATCGCTGCCAAGCGATGTTTAATTTCCTCGTAACAATCGGCCATTGTTTTCTCAAATTCAGGGCTTTTCAGACCCCCTCGCCATAGAATCAGA
The Moorena sp. SIOASIH genome window above contains:
- a CDS encoding PilZ domain-containing protein; the encoded protein is MREKRRSPRQQTSISYRLAGLFSARQPVVNISRGGCSIYSEKAIPVGQVIKIQFFLPQNHTVTATVKVMWCKESKGNSLANYRAGLQFATVSPESLDCLLGLPATSISNPQIQLKKLLINATANTSNTCYT
- a CDS encoding RNA-guided endonuclease TnpB family protein, whose product is MRHQAVKVRIYPTQEQVQILAQHFGCARWWWNYALNQCIETYKETGKGLSRAALNSMLPKLKKDKETEWLKDCYSQVLQSVSLNLSRAYQNFFEGRAKYPRFKSYHHRQSIQYPQRVKQAGDCIKFPGKLGIVKAKIHRKLDGEIKTVTVSKTPSGKYYASVLMEYDSDDIQPSTEVRPVMARDCSPSRKAHLGKIVGIDLGIKDFAITYDGEKASKFGNPRHLAKYEKKLANKQRIAARKKKGSNRRKKARKIVAKVYERIGNVRQDYLHKLSRKIVDQNQVVVVENLNVKGMVRNHKLAKAISDLSWGTFVNFLSYKCEKEGKVLVEIDRWFPSSKTCFNCHYQIKELPLDVRSWTCPSCGIHHDRDGNAAKNIRAEGIRMLSSSGTGEVNASGEQVRPRRGRPSKLRHSSVKLEASTWP
- the hemJ gene encoding protoporphyrinogen oxidase HemJ; this encodes MAYFWFKAFHFIGVVVWFAGLFYLVRLFVYHAEASQEPEPAQTILKNQYEIMEKRLYHIITTPGMVVTVAMAIGLLLTEPEVLKQGWLHIKLAFVALLLVYHFYCGRIMRRLAANECSWTGQQFRALNEAPTVLLMVIVLLAVFKNSLPTDVTSWLILAMIIAMAASIQLYAKKRKRDKEKSLATTSQAEPQL
- a CDS encoding DUF751 family protein, producing the protein MEDFFKNVSRYPRYLISITLGIFYSVFLLVKPLLNRPLTAIALIGIVVGVSLFLVFTLRGMLGFSPV
- a CDS encoding DUF4327 family protein is translated as MSVNTVPSTPSIRYSIDVIQDEARRLVDKGFVSRQQPIYVLCQYIPAREWLCVECELEQCEFLLRDRIADLIGSQQWEND
- a CDS encoding transposase; translation: MAYGGKGKGVLIHTLTEGSGMPLANCTTPANGSEREQVLPLLDQVKLKTLKPGRPRKRLKVLAADIGYDSKEKRAALRKRGIRPQIPKRIWKTKKNRGRPIKMSVPRYQQERCFAWYSAKISSSSGSLGTTKSLF
- a CDS encoding glycoside hydrolase family 3 N-terminal domain-containing protein translates to MNYLPKSLPDLNNLSLAEQVAQMVVVRASGYLFDHQIQYPIWEPPAQQLQRWLQELGIGGVILLGGSAVELALRSKQLQEWAKIPLLIAADIEEGVGQRFAGATWFPPPMALGAIAQNDPEPALQYVRTMGEITATEALAIGINWILAPVVDVNNNSQNPVINVRSFGDNPQIVSQLASAFIQGTRPYPVLTTAKHFPGHGDTATDSHLDLPVLPHSPPRLATVELPPFTNAIAAGVDAIMTAHLLITAWDDQHPATLSERILTQLLRTDLGFEGLIVTDALVMGAIANRYGADEATVMAVEAGADILLMPVNPETAIQAVCQAVEQGRISRSRIQASVERISHAKRKVGYHCQREGLEEHSAAQQIPSLQNPPSQPVLESGLDDDPAQQPITFQPNPNWLSQLAQPTTLTTVADILQASQITRGFLASASIPSSSNQPLRNLILVDDLLACDFLGQHTPAVTLPRRLGYKLQLVDSHTTLPSEIVDNFVGAKSTLLQLFIRGNPFRGSAGLTAVARAWFKMLLKTGDLQALVIYGSPYVLEQFLPELPPETPYVFSYGQMPAAQAIALEALLPESSTIDTFVRFI
- the rbfA gene encoding 30S ribosome-binding factor RbfA, which encodes MTTSRRVSRVSSLIQQEVSHMLLNDIKDDRVGSGMVSITNVDVSGDLQHAKIYVSIYGTDEARSKTMAGLKSATGYVRRELGRRIRLRRTPEVMFIEDRGLEGGDQMLNLLNQLSQERQSKQLEDDISGAQA